A stretch of Prunus dulcis chromosome 6, ALMONDv2, whole genome shotgun sequence DNA encodes these proteins:
- the LOC117630594 gene encoding putative pectinesterase/pectinesterase inhibitor 28 produces the protein MAYLKDAEVTSKRRIAIIVVSGFFLVSMVVALTVGAGIDKGFHLNPFSDKRGSSTDKSASTKAIKAICQPTDYKQECLSSLNSAAGNTTDPIQLIKIGFQAAMKQIYEATKKSYLLQKLEKDPRTSMALDTCKELMELAVDELKQSFNRLGDTENFYKYKTFIMDLKVWLSASITYQESCLDAFENTTSSTDAGEEMKTLLKTSMRLSSNGLAMVSQIFSALTDLNNPDPSRGRRLLSFDGLPILGHGDLELPEWYEAGVRKLLTISNAPAPKANKPDAIVSKDRSGSYKTICEALEHVPKYGNETFVIYIKEGVYNESVRVNRSMTNVMMIGDGANKTRITGNHNFVDGTPTYRTATVAIYGDHFMAMDIGFENSAGPEKHQAVALRVSADEAIFYKCSMDGYQDTLYTHTHRQFYRDCTISGTIDFVFGDAAAIFQNCTFVVRKPLPDQSCIVTAQGRKERRQPSAIVIQNSTITANPDYFPVKNVNKAYLGRPWKEYSRTIIMESYIDDMIQPEGWLPWAGQWGLRTCFYTEFGNTGPAANKARRVTWQGIKQITRRRAAQFTPGKFFRGDEWIKLSGVPYVPGLTTNRRSKNATTTRSVLRGF, from the exons ATGGCGTATTTGAAAGATGCAGAAGTGACATCCAAAAGAAGAATTGCTATTATTGTGGTTTCTGGGTTTTTCTTGGTATCAATGGTGGTGGCATTGACTGTTGGTGCTGGCATAGACAAGGGTTTCCACCTAAACCCATTCTCTGACAAGAGAGGCAGTTCCACTGACAAGTCTGCTTCAACAAAAGCCATCAAGGCCATTTGCCAGCCCACTGATTACAAGCAAGAATGTCTCAGTAGCCTCAACTCTGCAGCTGGAAACACCACCGACCCGATACAGCTGATCAAGATTGGCTTCCAGGCTGCAATGAAGCAAATCTATGAGGCTACCAAAAAATCCTATCTCTTGCAGAAGCTTGAGAAGGACCCCAGAACCTCCATGGCCCTTGACACCTGCAAAGAGCTCATGGAATTGGCTGTTGATGAGCTCAAGCAATCTTTTAACAGACTAGGGGACACTGAGAACTTCTACAAATATAAAACATTCATCATGGATTTGAAGGTTTGGCTGAGTGCCAGCATCACATACCAAGAGAGCTGCTTGGATGCCTTTGAGAACACTACTAGCTCTACTGATGCAGGGGAGGAGATGAAGACTCTATTGAAGACCTCTATGCGTTTGAGCAGCAATGGCCTTGCCATGGTCTCCCAAATCTTTTCAGCCCTCACTGACTTAAACAATCCTGACCCAAGCCGCGGCCGCCGCCTCCTTTCGTTTGATGGCCTCCCAATTCTTGGTCACGGGGATCTCGAACTCCCCGAGTGGTATGAAGCTGGAGTCAGAAAACTCCTCACAATCAGCAATGCTCCAGCTCCCAAGGCTAATAAGCCCGACGCCATTGTTTCCAAGGATAGAAGTGGGAGCTACAAGACCATATGTGAGGCGCTAGAACATGTGCCCAAATATGGCAATGAGACCTTTGTCATCTACATCAAGGAAGGAGTCTACAATGAATCTGTCCGAGTTAACAGGAGCATGACCAATGTGATGATGATAGGAGATGGCGCTAATAAGACCAGGATCACTGGAAACCATAATTTTGTTGATGGCACGCCCACCTACCGTACTGCCACTGTTG CTATCTACGGAGACCACTTCATGGCAATGGATATTGGTTTTGAGAACTCTGCTGGTCCAGAGAAACATCAGGCTGTTGCATTGAGGGTGAGCGCTGATGAGGCCATCTTCTACAAGTGCTCAATGGATGGGTACCAAGACACACTTTACACGCATACTCACCGCCAATTCTACCGCGACTGCACCATCTCCGGCACCATAGACTTTGTCTTTGGTGATGCTGCAGCAATCTTCCAAAACTGCACTTTCGTGGTCCGCAAGCCATTGCCAGACCAGTCTTGCATTGTGACAGCTCAAGGCAGGAAAGAAAGGCGCCAGCCATCTGCAATTGTCATCCAGAACAGCACCATCACCGCTAATCCCGACTACTTCCCTGTCAAGAATGTGAACAAGGCATATCTTGGCCGTCCATGGAAGGAATATTCGAGGACCATCATCATGGAATCATACATTGATGATATGATTCAACCAGAAGGTTGGTTGCCTTGGGCGGGTCAATGGGGGCTCAGGACATGCTTCTACACAGAATTTGGCAACACAGGCCCTGCCGCTAACAAGGCAAGGCGTGTGACATGGCAGGGGATCAAGCAGATTACCCGGAGACGTGCAGCACAATTCACACCTGGGAAGTTCTTTAGGGGTGATGAGTGGATTAAGCTCTCCGGAGTTCCTTACGTCCCAGGCCTTACCACTAATCGGCGGTCAAAAAATGCAACCACAACTAGATCGGTTTTGAGAGGCTTCTGA
- the LOC117631147 gene encoding 60S ribosomal protein L18-2-like → MGIDLVAGGKSKKTKRTAPKSDDIYLKLLVKLYRFLVRRTGSKFNAVILKRLFMSKVNKAPLSLSRLIRYMQGKDNKIAVVVGTVTDDIRVYEVPQLKVTALRFTETARARIEKAGGECLTFDQLALRAPLGQNVVLLRGPKNAREAVKHFGPAPGVPHSHTKPYVRSKGRKFEKARGKRNSKGFRV, encoded by the exons atg GGTATCGATCTTGTTGCAGGAGGTAAGAGCAAGAAGACCAAGCGCACTGCGCCCAAGTCCGATGATATTTATCTCAAGCTTCTCGTCAAG CTGTACCGCTTTCTTGTCCGGAGAACTGGAAGCAAGTTCAATGCGGTCATTCTCAAACGTCTATTCATGAGCAAAGTCAACAAGGCACCACTTTCTCTCTCAAGGTTGATTCGTTATATGCAAGGAAAGGACAACAAGATTGCTGTGGTTGTGGGGACTGTGACAGATGATATTCGCGTTTATGAAGTTCCTCAATTGAAGGTTACAGCACTCAGGTTTACTGAGACTGCAAGGGCCAGGATTGAGAAGGCAGGAGGAGAGTGCCTAACATTTGATCAGCTTGCTTTGAGGGCACCATTGGGTCAGAATGTG GTTCTCCTCAGAGGACCAAAGAATGCACGTGAAGCAGTGAAACACTTTGGTCCCGCACCTGGTGTGCCACACAGTCACACCAAACCTTATGTCCGATCGAAGGGAAGGAAGTTTGAGAAGGCTAGAGGAAAGAGAAACAGCaagggatttagggtttga